From Tachysurus fulvidraco isolate hzauxx_2018 chromosome 10, HZAU_PFXX_2.0, whole genome shotgun sequence, one genomic window encodes:
- the atf6b gene encoding cyclic AMP-dependent transcription factor ATF-6 beta isoform X4, with protein sequence MTADLLSDLDSRFFADNLLTSEDWDACLFHCESMEEGEDRLKYETLIDNDLVLTLDPDNPVTPWKHMENRLLEGDMSLMKDKMTITQPLPVDMLFQVKAEPPSPSSSPASDSSLSSLPEAQVKGENPPTPPYMYGDVLSPPVGAMEVTVASTAPPPHQAPPTLPVPTVAQTTVNAGSILSSKPVLQPRPVCVAAKTLILQGTQPAVVLSPCLGSAPAIVKMEPVSPSMHCTSPTAPPTTKPIIPASSLPGSNCGDIDMKVLKRQQRMIKNRESACQSRKKKKEYVQNLEAQLREAQQENERLRRENHTLRLRLASKEVRDPRLDGQALCWVDDGSDGQTDSQMIRPMDRQTDRQSGAESGSNKRAVCVMVLLLFITFSFAPVSITDRKSPSALEDGEELHTGRRLLVYEPGRVVNDRATEDRLDSEEDIGEEGWRRREVERDNPESFHFRNVSSLFSDVKDLVLQDLDRLFSSSDCRQFNRSESLRLADELRGWVHRHQIDRKKTNRKPKIAQKAKIAQQKAQHRKTNFSRYLPIETHRSIESQLQLLPGPEVSYSDFLDAIDRREDTFYVVSFRRDHLLLPAITHNKTTRPKMSLVMPAMAVNESVYNSSQGGYELMMQVDCEVMDTRIIPIKSSVVPPSLRDKPQNPPSHHHHHGNHTRPPHGGGASATRQPLPVRRRGAEFLITQSGS encoded by the exons ATGACTGCGGATCTACTGTCTGATTTGGACAGTCGCTTCTTTGCGGATAATCTGCTGACCAGTGAAGACTGGG atgccTGTCTGTTTCACTGTGAGAGCATGGAGGAGGGTGAAGACAGGCTGAAATATGAGACTCTG ATTGACAATGACCTTGTGCTGACCCTTGACCCTGACAACCCTGTGACACCATGGAAACACATGGAGAACAGACTGCTTGAAG GTGACATGTCGCTAATGAAGGACAAGATGACGATAACACAACCTCTACCTGTGgacatgt tgttccaAGTCAAGGCCGAGCCTCCATCTCCTTCGTCCTCACCAGCCTCAGACAGTTCTCTGTCCTCCTTACCTGAagctcag GTGAAAGGTGagaacccccccacccccccctacatgtatggagatgttctgtcaCCCCCGGTGGGAGCCATGGAGGTTACTGTGGCAAGCACAGCCCCGCCTCCTCACCAAGCTCCACCCACACTTCCTGTTCCCACAGTAGCACAGaccacag tgaatgCTGGCTCCATTCTCAGCAGTAAGCCTGTGCTACAGCCGAGGCCAGTGTGTGTGGCCGCTAAAACTCTGATCCTGCAGGGAACACAACCAG CAGTGGTTCTGTCCCCATGTTTGGGCTCTGCTCCGGCCATCGTTAAAATGGAGCCCGTGTCCCCCAGCATGCACTGCACCAGCCCTACAGCCCCGCCTACCACCAAGCCCATCATCCCAGCATCCTCTCTGCCTGGGAGCAACTGCGGCGACATTGAt aTGAAGGTGCTGAAGCGTCAGCAGAGGATGATAAAGAACCGCGAGTCTGCTTGTCAGagccggaagaagaagaaggagtaCGTACAGAACCTGGAGGCTCAGCTGAGAGAAGCACAGCAGGAGAACGAACGGCTGCGCAGAGAGAACCACACCCTGAGACTCCGACTCGCCAGCAAAGAGGTCAGAGACCCGCGATTAGATGGTCAGGCTTTGTGCTGGGTGGATGATGGATCGGACGGTCAGACTGACAGTCAGATGATCAGAccgatggacagacagacagacaggcagtcg ggtGCTGAATCAGGCAGTAATAAGCgagcggtgtgtgtgatggtacTGCTGCTCTTCATCACCTTCAGCTTCGCTCCTGTCAG CATCACGGACAGGAAGTCACCGTCTGCACTGGAGGATGGGGAGGAGCTTCATACGGGGCGTCGCCTGCTGGTGTACGAGCCAGGCCGTGTGGTGAACGACAGAGCGACGGAGGACAGACTGGACAGCGAAGAGGACATAGGAGAGGAGGggtggaggagaagagaggTGGAGAGGGATAACCCTGAGAGCTTTCACTTCAG GAACGTCAGCAGCTTGTTCAGTGATGTGAAGGATCTCGTCTTGCAGGACCTCGACCGGCTCTTCTCCTCCTCCGACTGCAGACAGTTCAATCGCTCCGAGTCACTCAG gctgGCTGATGAGCTGCGTGGTTGGGTTCATCGCCATCAGATCGACAGGAAGAAGACAAACCGCAAACCAAAGATAGCACAGAAGGCAAAAATAGCACAg CAGAAAGCACAACACAGGAAGACGAACTTCTCACGTTACCTCCCCATCGAGACTCACCGCTCCATCGAGAG tCAGCTGCAACTCTTACCCGGTCCTGAGGTGAGCTACAGCGACTTCCTGGATGCCATCGATCGGCGCGAGGACACGTTTTATGTCGTCTCCTTCAGACGG gatcaTCTGCTTCTTCCTGCGATCACTCACAACAAAACCACACGCCCCAAAATGTCTCTCGTCATGCCCGCTATGGCCGTCAACG agtcgGTGTATAACTCGTCTCAGGGTGGATACGAGCTGATGATGCAGGTGGACTGTGAAGTCATGGACACCAGAATAATCCCCATTAAATCTTCTGTGGTCCCGCCCTCGCTCCGAGACAAGCCCCAGAACCCGCCctctcaccaccatcaccatggcaaccacaCCCGACCCCCCCATGGAGGCGGGGCCTCGGCAACCAGGCAGCCTTTACCTGTCAGGAGGAGGGGGGCGGAGTTTCTCATCACACAGTCGGGATCGTAA
- the atf6b gene encoding cyclic AMP-dependent transcription factor ATF-6 beta isoform X1: MTADLLSDLDSRFFADNLLTSEDWDACLFHCESMEEGEDRLKYETLIDNDLVLTLDPDNPVTPWKHMENRLLEGDMSLMKDKMTITQPLPVDMLFQVKAEPPSPSSSPASDSSLSSLPEAQFQVKGENPPTPPYMYGDVLSPPVGAMEVTVASTAPPPHQAPPTLPVPTVAQTTVNAGSILSSKPVLQPRPVCVAAKTLILQGTQPAVVLSPCLGSAPAIVKMEPVSPSMHCTSPTAPPTTKPIIPASSLPGSNCGDIDMKVLKRQQRMIKNRESACQSRKKKKEYVQNLEAQLREAQQENERLRRENHTLRLRLASKEVRDPRLDGQALCWVDDGSDGQTDSQMIRPMDRQTDRQSGAESGSNKRAVCVMVLLLFITFSFAPVSITDRKSPSALEDGEELHTGRRLLVYEPGRVVNDRATEDRLDSEEDIGEEGWRRREVERDNPESFHFRNVSSLFSDVKDLVLQDLDRLFSSSDCRQFNRSESLRLADELRGWVHRHQIDRKKTNRKPKIAQKAKIAQQKAQHRKTNFSRYLPIETHRSIESQLQLLPGPEVSYSDFLDAIDRREDTFYVVSFRRDHLLLPAITHNKTTRPKMSLVMPAMAVNESVYNSSQGGYELMMQVDCEVMDTRIIPIKSSVVPPSLRDKPQNPPSHHHHHGNHTRPPHGGGASATRQPLPVRRRGAEFLITQSGS, from the exons ATGACTGCGGATCTACTGTCTGATTTGGACAGTCGCTTCTTTGCGGATAATCTGCTGACCAGTGAAGACTGGG atgccTGTCTGTTTCACTGTGAGAGCATGGAGGAGGGTGAAGACAGGCTGAAATATGAGACTCTG ATTGACAATGACCTTGTGCTGACCCTTGACCCTGACAACCCTGTGACACCATGGAAACACATGGAGAACAGACTGCTTGAAG GTGACATGTCGCTAATGAAGGACAAGATGACGATAACACAACCTCTACCTGTGgacatgt tgttccaAGTCAAGGCCGAGCCTCCATCTCCTTCGTCCTCACCAGCCTCAGACAGTTCTCTGTCCTCCTTACCTGAagctcag TTTCAGGTGAAAGGTGagaacccccccacccccccctacatgtatggagatgttctgtcaCCCCCGGTGGGAGCCATGGAGGTTACTGTGGCAAGCACAGCCCCGCCTCCTCACCAAGCTCCACCCACACTTCCTGTTCCCACAGTAGCACAGaccacag tgaatgCTGGCTCCATTCTCAGCAGTAAGCCTGTGCTACAGCCGAGGCCAGTGTGTGTGGCCGCTAAAACTCTGATCCTGCAGGGAACACAACCAG CAGTGGTTCTGTCCCCATGTTTGGGCTCTGCTCCGGCCATCGTTAAAATGGAGCCCGTGTCCCCCAGCATGCACTGCACCAGCCCTACAGCCCCGCCTACCACCAAGCCCATCATCCCAGCATCCTCTCTGCCTGGGAGCAACTGCGGCGACATTGAt aTGAAGGTGCTGAAGCGTCAGCAGAGGATGATAAAGAACCGCGAGTCTGCTTGTCAGagccggaagaagaagaaggagtaCGTACAGAACCTGGAGGCTCAGCTGAGAGAAGCACAGCAGGAGAACGAACGGCTGCGCAGAGAGAACCACACCCTGAGACTCCGACTCGCCAGCAAAGAGGTCAGAGACCCGCGATTAGATGGTCAGGCTTTGTGCTGGGTGGATGATGGATCGGACGGTCAGACTGACAGTCAGATGATCAGAccgatggacagacagacagacaggcagtcg ggtGCTGAATCAGGCAGTAATAAGCgagcggtgtgtgtgatggtacTGCTGCTCTTCATCACCTTCAGCTTCGCTCCTGTCAG CATCACGGACAGGAAGTCACCGTCTGCACTGGAGGATGGGGAGGAGCTTCATACGGGGCGTCGCCTGCTGGTGTACGAGCCAGGCCGTGTGGTGAACGACAGAGCGACGGAGGACAGACTGGACAGCGAAGAGGACATAGGAGAGGAGGggtggaggagaagagaggTGGAGAGGGATAACCCTGAGAGCTTTCACTTCAG GAACGTCAGCAGCTTGTTCAGTGATGTGAAGGATCTCGTCTTGCAGGACCTCGACCGGCTCTTCTCCTCCTCCGACTGCAGACAGTTCAATCGCTCCGAGTCACTCAG gctgGCTGATGAGCTGCGTGGTTGGGTTCATCGCCATCAGATCGACAGGAAGAAGACAAACCGCAAACCAAAGATAGCACAGAAGGCAAAAATAGCACAg CAGAAAGCACAACACAGGAAGACGAACTTCTCACGTTACCTCCCCATCGAGACTCACCGCTCCATCGAGAG tCAGCTGCAACTCTTACCCGGTCCTGAGGTGAGCTACAGCGACTTCCTGGATGCCATCGATCGGCGCGAGGACACGTTTTATGTCGTCTCCTTCAGACGG gatcaTCTGCTTCTTCCTGCGATCACTCACAACAAAACCACACGCCCCAAAATGTCTCTCGTCATGCCCGCTATGGCCGTCAACG agtcgGTGTATAACTCGTCTCAGGGTGGATACGAGCTGATGATGCAGGTGGACTGTGAAGTCATGGACACCAGAATAATCCCCATTAAATCTTCTGTGGTCCCGCCCTCGCTCCGAGACAAGCCCCAGAACCCGCCctctcaccaccatcaccatggcaaccacaCCCGACCCCCCCATGGAGGCGGGGCCTCGGCAACCAGGCAGCCTTTACCTGTCAGGAGGAGGGGGGCGGAGTTTCTCATCACACAGTCGGGATCGTAA
- the atf6b gene encoding cyclic AMP-dependent transcription factor ATF-6 beta isoform X3: MTADLLSDLDSRFFADNLLTSEDWDACLFHCESMEEGEDRLKYETLIDNDLVLTLDPDNPVTPWKHMENRLLEGDMSLMKDKMTITQPLPVDMLFQVKAEPPSPSSSPASDSSLSSLPEAQFQVKGENPPTPPYMYGDVLSPPVGAMEVTVASTAPPPHQAPPTLPVPTVAQTTVNAGSILSSKPVLQPRPVCVAAKTLILQGTQPVVLSPCLGSAPAIVKMEPVSPSMHCTSPTAPPTTKPIIPASSLPGSNCGDIDMKVLKRQQRMIKNRESACQSRKKKKEYVQNLEAQLREAQQENERLRRENHTLRLRLASKEVRDPRLDGQALCWVDDGSDGQTDSQMIRPMDRQTDRQSGAESGSNKRAVCVMVLLLFITFSFAPVSITDRKSPSALEDGEELHTGRRLLVYEPGRVVNDRATEDRLDSEEDIGEEGWRRREVERDNPESFHFRNVSSLFSDVKDLVLQDLDRLFSSSDCRQFNRSESLRLADELRGWVHRHQIDRKKTNRKPKIAQKAKIAQQKAQHRKTNFSRYLPIETHRSIESQLQLLPGPEVSYSDFLDAIDRREDTFYVVSFRRDHLLLPAITHNKTTRPKMSLVMPAMAVNESVYNSSQGGYELMMQVDCEVMDTRIIPIKSSVVPPSLRDKPQNPPSHHHHHGNHTRPPHGGGASATRQPLPVRRRGAEFLITQSGS; this comes from the exons ATGACTGCGGATCTACTGTCTGATTTGGACAGTCGCTTCTTTGCGGATAATCTGCTGACCAGTGAAGACTGGG atgccTGTCTGTTTCACTGTGAGAGCATGGAGGAGGGTGAAGACAGGCTGAAATATGAGACTCTG ATTGACAATGACCTTGTGCTGACCCTTGACCCTGACAACCCTGTGACACCATGGAAACACATGGAGAACAGACTGCTTGAAG GTGACATGTCGCTAATGAAGGACAAGATGACGATAACACAACCTCTACCTGTGgacatgt tgttccaAGTCAAGGCCGAGCCTCCATCTCCTTCGTCCTCACCAGCCTCAGACAGTTCTCTGTCCTCCTTACCTGAagctcag TTTCAGGTGAAAGGTGagaacccccccacccccccctacatgtatggagatgttctgtcaCCCCCGGTGGGAGCCATGGAGGTTACTGTGGCAAGCACAGCCCCGCCTCCTCACCAAGCTCCACCCACACTTCCTGTTCCCACAGTAGCACAGaccacag tgaatgCTGGCTCCATTCTCAGCAGTAAGCCTGTGCTACAGCCGAGGCCAGTGTGTGTGGCCGCTAAAACTCTGATCCTGCAGGGAACACAACCAG TGGTTCTGTCCCCATGTTTGGGCTCTGCTCCGGCCATCGTTAAAATGGAGCCCGTGTCCCCCAGCATGCACTGCACCAGCCCTACAGCCCCGCCTACCACCAAGCCCATCATCCCAGCATCCTCTCTGCCTGGGAGCAACTGCGGCGACATTGAt aTGAAGGTGCTGAAGCGTCAGCAGAGGATGATAAAGAACCGCGAGTCTGCTTGTCAGagccggaagaagaagaaggagtaCGTACAGAACCTGGAGGCTCAGCTGAGAGAAGCACAGCAGGAGAACGAACGGCTGCGCAGAGAGAACCACACCCTGAGACTCCGACTCGCCAGCAAAGAGGTCAGAGACCCGCGATTAGATGGTCAGGCTTTGTGCTGGGTGGATGATGGATCGGACGGTCAGACTGACAGTCAGATGATCAGAccgatggacagacagacagacaggcagtcg ggtGCTGAATCAGGCAGTAATAAGCgagcggtgtgtgtgatggtacTGCTGCTCTTCATCACCTTCAGCTTCGCTCCTGTCAG CATCACGGACAGGAAGTCACCGTCTGCACTGGAGGATGGGGAGGAGCTTCATACGGGGCGTCGCCTGCTGGTGTACGAGCCAGGCCGTGTGGTGAACGACAGAGCGACGGAGGACAGACTGGACAGCGAAGAGGACATAGGAGAGGAGGggtggaggagaagagaggTGGAGAGGGATAACCCTGAGAGCTTTCACTTCAG GAACGTCAGCAGCTTGTTCAGTGATGTGAAGGATCTCGTCTTGCAGGACCTCGACCGGCTCTTCTCCTCCTCCGACTGCAGACAGTTCAATCGCTCCGAGTCACTCAG gctgGCTGATGAGCTGCGTGGTTGGGTTCATCGCCATCAGATCGACAGGAAGAAGACAAACCGCAAACCAAAGATAGCACAGAAGGCAAAAATAGCACAg CAGAAAGCACAACACAGGAAGACGAACTTCTCACGTTACCTCCCCATCGAGACTCACCGCTCCATCGAGAG tCAGCTGCAACTCTTACCCGGTCCTGAGGTGAGCTACAGCGACTTCCTGGATGCCATCGATCGGCGCGAGGACACGTTTTATGTCGTCTCCTTCAGACGG gatcaTCTGCTTCTTCCTGCGATCACTCACAACAAAACCACACGCCCCAAAATGTCTCTCGTCATGCCCGCTATGGCCGTCAACG agtcgGTGTATAACTCGTCTCAGGGTGGATACGAGCTGATGATGCAGGTGGACTGTGAAGTCATGGACACCAGAATAATCCCCATTAAATCTTCTGTGGTCCCGCCCTCGCTCCGAGACAAGCCCCAGAACCCGCCctctcaccaccatcaccatggcaaccacaCCCGACCCCCCCATGGAGGCGGGGCCTCGGCAACCAGGCAGCCTTTACCTGTCAGGAGGAGGGGGGCGGAGTTTCTCATCACACAGTCGGGATCGTAA
- the atf6b gene encoding cyclic AMP-dependent transcription factor ATF-6 beta isoform X6, with the protein MTADLLSDLDSRFFADNLLTSEDWDACLFHCESMEEGEDRLKYETLIDNDLVLTLDPDNPVTPWKHMENRLLEGDMSLMKDKMTITQPLPVDMLFQVKAEPPSPSSSPASDSSLSSLPEAQFQVKGENPPTPPYMYGDVLSPPVGAMEVTVASTAPPPHQAPPTLPVPTVAQTTVNAGSILSSKPVLQPRPVCVAAKTLILQGTQPAVVLSPCLGSAPAIVKMEPVSPSMHCTSPTAPPTTKPIIPASSLPGSNCGDIDMKVLKRQQRMIKNRESACQSRKKKKEYVQNLEAQLREAQQENERLRRENHTLRLRLASKEGAESGSNKRAVCVMVLLLFITFSFAPVSITDRKSPSALEDGEELHTGRRLLVYEPGRVVNDRATEDRLDSEEDIGEEGWRRREVERDNPESFHFRNVSSLFSDVKDLVLQDLDRLFSSSDCRQFNRSESLRLADELRGWVHRHQIDRKKTNRKPKIAQKAKIAQKAQHRKTNFSRYLPIETHRSIESQLQLLPGPEVSYSDFLDAIDRREDTFYVVSFRRDHLLLPAITHNKTTRPKMSLVMPAMAVNESVYNSSQGGYELMMQVDCEVMDTRIIPIKSSVVPPSLRDKPQNPPSHHHHHGNHTRPPHGGGASATRQPLPVRRRGAEFLITQSGS; encoded by the exons ATGACTGCGGATCTACTGTCTGATTTGGACAGTCGCTTCTTTGCGGATAATCTGCTGACCAGTGAAGACTGGG atgccTGTCTGTTTCACTGTGAGAGCATGGAGGAGGGTGAAGACAGGCTGAAATATGAGACTCTG ATTGACAATGACCTTGTGCTGACCCTTGACCCTGACAACCCTGTGACACCATGGAAACACATGGAGAACAGACTGCTTGAAG GTGACATGTCGCTAATGAAGGACAAGATGACGATAACACAACCTCTACCTGTGgacatgt tgttccaAGTCAAGGCCGAGCCTCCATCTCCTTCGTCCTCACCAGCCTCAGACAGTTCTCTGTCCTCCTTACCTGAagctcag TTTCAGGTGAAAGGTGagaacccccccacccccccctacatgtatggagatgttctgtcaCCCCCGGTGGGAGCCATGGAGGTTACTGTGGCAAGCACAGCCCCGCCTCCTCACCAAGCTCCACCCACACTTCCTGTTCCCACAGTAGCACAGaccacag tgaatgCTGGCTCCATTCTCAGCAGTAAGCCTGTGCTACAGCCGAGGCCAGTGTGTGTGGCCGCTAAAACTCTGATCCTGCAGGGAACACAACCAG CAGTGGTTCTGTCCCCATGTTTGGGCTCTGCTCCGGCCATCGTTAAAATGGAGCCCGTGTCCCCCAGCATGCACTGCACCAGCCCTACAGCCCCGCCTACCACCAAGCCCATCATCCCAGCATCCTCTCTGCCTGGGAGCAACTGCGGCGACATTGAt aTGAAGGTGCTGAAGCGTCAGCAGAGGATGATAAAGAACCGCGAGTCTGCTTGTCAGagccggaagaagaagaaggagtaCGTACAGAACCTGGAGGCTCAGCTGAGAGAAGCACAGCAGGAGAACGAACGGCTGCGCAGAGAGAACCACACCCTGAGACTCCGACTCGCCAGCAAAGAG ggtGCTGAATCAGGCAGTAATAAGCgagcggtgtgtgtgatggtacTGCTGCTCTTCATCACCTTCAGCTTCGCTCCTGTCAG CATCACGGACAGGAAGTCACCGTCTGCACTGGAGGATGGGGAGGAGCTTCATACGGGGCGTCGCCTGCTGGTGTACGAGCCAGGCCGTGTGGTGAACGACAGAGCGACGGAGGACAGACTGGACAGCGAAGAGGACATAGGAGAGGAGGggtggaggagaagagaggTGGAGAGGGATAACCCTGAGAGCTTTCACTTCAG GAACGTCAGCAGCTTGTTCAGTGATGTGAAGGATCTCGTCTTGCAGGACCTCGACCGGCTCTTCTCCTCCTCCGACTGCAGACAGTTCAATCGCTCCGAGTCACTCAG gctgGCTGATGAGCTGCGTGGTTGGGTTCATCGCCATCAGATCGACAGGAAGAAGACAAACCGCAAACCAAAGATAGCACAGAAGGCAAAAATAGCACAg AAAGCACAACACAGGAAGACGAACTTCTCACGTTACCTCCCCATCGAGACTCACCGCTCCATCGAGAG tCAGCTGCAACTCTTACCCGGTCCTGAGGTGAGCTACAGCGACTTCCTGGATGCCATCGATCGGCGCGAGGACACGTTTTATGTCGTCTCCTTCAGACGG gatcaTCTGCTTCTTCCTGCGATCACTCACAACAAAACCACACGCCCCAAAATGTCTCTCGTCATGCCCGCTATGGCCGTCAACG agtcgGTGTATAACTCGTCTCAGGGTGGATACGAGCTGATGATGCAGGTGGACTGTGAAGTCATGGACACCAGAATAATCCCCATTAAATCTTCTGTGGTCCCGCCCTCGCTCCGAGACAAGCCCCAGAACCCGCCctctcaccaccatcaccatggcaaccacaCCCGACCCCCCCATGGAGGCGGGGCCTCGGCAACCAGGCAGCCTTTACCTGTCAGGAGGAGGGGGGCGGAGTTTCTCATCACACAGTCGGGATCGTAA
- the atf6b gene encoding cyclic AMP-dependent transcription factor ATF-6 beta isoform X7, producing the protein MTADLLSDLDSRFFADNLLTSEDWDACLFHCESMEEGEDRLKYETLIDNDLVLTLDPDNPVTPWKHMENRLLEGDMSLMKDKMTITQPLPVDMLFQVKAEPPSPSSSPASDSSLSSLPEAQFQVKGENPPTPPYMYGDVLSPPVGAMEVTVASTAPPPHQAPPTLPVPTVAQTTVNAGSILSSKPVLQPRPVCVAAKTLILQGTQPVVLSPCLGSAPAIVKMEPVSPSMHCTSPTAPPTTKPIIPASSLPGSNCGDIDMKVLKRQQRMIKNRESACQSRKKKKEYVQNLEAQLREAQQENERLRRENHTLRLRLASKEGAESGSNKRAVCVMVLLLFITFSFAPVSITDRKSPSALEDGEELHTGRRLLVYEPGRVVNDRATEDRLDSEEDIGEEGWRRREVERDNPESFHFRNVSSLFSDVKDLVLQDLDRLFSSSDCRQFNRSESLRLADELRGWVHRHQIDRKKTNRKPKIAQKAKIAQQKAQHRKTNFSRYLPIETHRSIESQLQLLPGPEVSYSDFLDAIDRREDTFYVVSFRRDHLLLPAITHNKTTRPKMSLVMPAMAVNESVYNSSQGGYELMMQVDCEVMDTRIIPIKSSVVPPSLRDKPQNPPSHHHHHGNHTRPPHGGGASATRQPLPVRRRGAEFLITQSGS; encoded by the exons ATGACTGCGGATCTACTGTCTGATTTGGACAGTCGCTTCTTTGCGGATAATCTGCTGACCAGTGAAGACTGGG atgccTGTCTGTTTCACTGTGAGAGCATGGAGGAGGGTGAAGACAGGCTGAAATATGAGACTCTG ATTGACAATGACCTTGTGCTGACCCTTGACCCTGACAACCCTGTGACACCATGGAAACACATGGAGAACAGACTGCTTGAAG GTGACATGTCGCTAATGAAGGACAAGATGACGATAACACAACCTCTACCTGTGgacatgt tgttccaAGTCAAGGCCGAGCCTCCATCTCCTTCGTCCTCACCAGCCTCAGACAGTTCTCTGTCCTCCTTACCTGAagctcag TTTCAGGTGAAAGGTGagaacccccccacccccccctacatgtatggagatgttctgtcaCCCCCGGTGGGAGCCATGGAGGTTACTGTGGCAAGCACAGCCCCGCCTCCTCACCAAGCTCCACCCACACTTCCTGTTCCCACAGTAGCACAGaccacag tgaatgCTGGCTCCATTCTCAGCAGTAAGCCTGTGCTACAGCCGAGGCCAGTGTGTGTGGCCGCTAAAACTCTGATCCTGCAGGGAACACAACCAG TGGTTCTGTCCCCATGTTTGGGCTCTGCTCCGGCCATCGTTAAAATGGAGCCCGTGTCCCCCAGCATGCACTGCACCAGCCCTACAGCCCCGCCTACCACCAAGCCCATCATCCCAGCATCCTCTCTGCCTGGGAGCAACTGCGGCGACATTGAt aTGAAGGTGCTGAAGCGTCAGCAGAGGATGATAAAGAACCGCGAGTCTGCTTGTCAGagccggaagaagaagaaggagtaCGTACAGAACCTGGAGGCTCAGCTGAGAGAAGCACAGCAGGAGAACGAACGGCTGCGCAGAGAGAACCACACCCTGAGACTCCGACTCGCCAGCAAAGAG ggtGCTGAATCAGGCAGTAATAAGCgagcggtgtgtgtgatggtacTGCTGCTCTTCATCACCTTCAGCTTCGCTCCTGTCAG CATCACGGACAGGAAGTCACCGTCTGCACTGGAGGATGGGGAGGAGCTTCATACGGGGCGTCGCCTGCTGGTGTACGAGCCAGGCCGTGTGGTGAACGACAGAGCGACGGAGGACAGACTGGACAGCGAAGAGGACATAGGAGAGGAGGggtggaggagaagagaggTGGAGAGGGATAACCCTGAGAGCTTTCACTTCAG GAACGTCAGCAGCTTGTTCAGTGATGTGAAGGATCTCGTCTTGCAGGACCTCGACCGGCTCTTCTCCTCCTCCGACTGCAGACAGTTCAATCGCTCCGAGTCACTCAG gctgGCTGATGAGCTGCGTGGTTGGGTTCATCGCCATCAGATCGACAGGAAGAAGACAAACCGCAAACCAAAGATAGCACAGAAGGCAAAAATAGCACAg CAGAAAGCACAACACAGGAAGACGAACTTCTCACGTTACCTCCCCATCGAGACTCACCGCTCCATCGAGAG tCAGCTGCAACTCTTACCCGGTCCTGAGGTGAGCTACAGCGACTTCCTGGATGCCATCGATCGGCGCGAGGACACGTTTTATGTCGTCTCCTTCAGACGG gatcaTCTGCTTCTTCCTGCGATCACTCACAACAAAACCACACGCCCCAAAATGTCTCTCGTCATGCCCGCTATGGCCGTCAACG agtcgGTGTATAACTCGTCTCAGGGTGGATACGAGCTGATGATGCAGGTGGACTGTGAAGTCATGGACACCAGAATAATCCCCATTAAATCTTCTGTGGTCCCGCCCTCGCTCCGAGACAAGCCCCAGAACCCGCCctctcaccaccatcaccatggcaaccacaCCCGACCCCCCCATGGAGGCGGGGCCTCGGCAACCAGGCAGCCTTTACCTGTCAGGAGGAGGGGGGCGGAGTTTCTCATCACACAGTCGGGATCGTAA